The DNA window cttcacaaaagtcttggttggttgatccaaagataatgtcatcaacatatatttgcaacacaaacaagtccttgccaatcttcttagtgaagagagtggtgtcaacctttcccatcttgaaccctttagagagtaggaagtccctcaacctctcataccatgctctaggtgcttgcttcaaaccatataatgctttcttcaacttgtaaacatggttgggcttcttatcatcttcaaaaccaggtggttgctcaacatataccaaCTCATTGATGTATCCATTCAAGAATGCActattcacatccatttgatagagcttgatgttgtgggcacaagcataagctgacaagatcctaattgcttccaatcttgcaactggggcatatgttttaccaaagtcaagaccttcaacttgtgtataaccttgtgctaccaatattcctttgttccttatcactatcccatcttgatcttgcttgtttctaaacacCCACTTGGTACCATTCACATTGTAGTTCTTTGgcctttctaccaattcccaaacttggttccttgtgaagttgtttagctcttcatgcatagcattaacccaatcaacatccatcaaagCATATGCTATCTTGGTTGgctcaaatgatgacacaaatgAATAATGttcacaaaataatgccaatcttgatcttgtttgcacaccactTCTAATGCATCCAATGATatgatccaaaggatgatctcttgcaatatgtgTTGGTTGGAGTATTTGAACTTGATCACTTGCACTTGGTTGGTCATTGGATTGATTCACTtgagatgaactagccacttgttgatcttgcacttgagaTTTGTCACTATCATGAGAGCTACTTGTCCTAGCTTGATTTGCATTCACTTGCACATTTGGAGgggagagcacttgatctttatcatcttcaacatcaacaaCCTCTCTAGGCCAAatatcaccaacatccatgttcttcattacattgatcaattgagtgcctctcacatcatctagattctcatcttcatcttgagagcCTTTGGTTTCATCAAACTCAACATCATGTACCTCTTCAACTATGCCGTGtgtcaaattctaaactctatatgctttgcttgtagtggagtaactaaGTAAGAACCCTTCATCACATTTATTCTCAAATatgctcaatcttgtgcctttcttcaaaatatagcatttgcaaccaaatactctaaaatatgcaatgttgggctttcttccattcaatagctcatatggtgtcttctccaatagagagtgacaatagaggcagttgctacaatagcaagccatgttgatagcttcggcccaaaaagaaccACTcgcattatactcactaagcatagaccttgccatatcaatgagtgttctattctttctctcaacatggccatttgattgtagagtgtatttgaccaagaattgatgtctaattccataatcatcacataactcatcaattctagtattcttgaactcactaccattgtaacttctcactttcttgattctagtttcaaactcattttggcacCTCTTGACAAAAGACTTGAATACATCAAActcatcactcttgtcaacaagaaagaatacccatgtgtatctagtatagtcatccactatcacaaagccatatttactTCCTCCAATACTAGTATAtgatgttggtccaaataaatccatgtgcaacaactcaaatgctttgctagtgctcatcatgctcttcttagggtgagtgtttccaacttgtttactggcttgacaagagctacacaaTTTGTCCTTTTTAAacaccacatctttcaagcctcttacTAGATCaagcttaatcaatctattcaattgtttcattccaacatgaccaagccttttatgccataaccaacccatgctagacttagtgaataagcatgttgaGAGTTGggtttcactagcattgaaatcaacaaaatatagattctcatatctaaatcctttgaatatcaagtttgagccatctacacttatgatatctacatcatcaactccaaataagcaccacggatagcaaattgaagttcaaactttcaactagcaacacattggatatgctcatgttattggatatagcaatcttactaagccctttcaccttgcctttgccaatgtcaccaaatgtgatactatcaaactcATTGTTGCCActtgtgttgattgaattgaacattcttgcatcactggtcatgtgtcatgtgcacccactatcaagcacccaatgcattcctccaactttgtaattgacctacaaaagcaaattaattctttttaggtacccaaacttgcttgggtcctccaaggttagtgaccaagctctttggcacccaaatggctttcttctttgagcccacaattggtgcaccaatgaacttagctggCACACCATTaatacccttggtaagcatataacaagaatcaaattgaattgaggatacattagcatgtgatttcttgttcttgcaatattgcactacatgcccaacttgcttgcaactattgaAAAATTGACCATTGcttttcataaaactagtcttgtgagtagcaaaggccaccttgccattcttgggggtatagcctaatccctctttgttgagagaaaacctttggctacccaagcacttaagcaagcgggcatcaccaccataggccttgccTAGAGCATGAGTGAGTTCATTGACCTCCTTTTTCAAgatctcattctcaaccataagtgaggcatcacaagtgaaacaatCACTCATAGGTGAGGTAGTAGTGGATGAGCTACATGAGGGGTTAGTAGAAGCAACAACAATAGGTTTGAAAAatgattcatcaagaatatcacatgcTACTCCTATTTGGCATGTTTTAATAGGCACCTTCTCTATTTGAGCAACAAGAGAAGAGTGAGATTtttcaagcttctcatgggcttccactatcatctcatgagtagcattgagctcatcataGGATTGCTCAAGAGCTTGATGcatcttgcgcaattctttgaattcctttctcttcttgttCGTGTAAGAGTGAGCCTCTTGCAACATATCAAATAGTTCCTCCTTAGAgggctcctcctcatcctcactctcactctcatcactactctcatcatcggattgtACCTTGTTggacttagccatgaagcatgttgaTGGAGTATCAAATAGAGAAGGcttgttgatagcaatgcttgcaagtgccttcttcttgatggtcttcctctcatcatcactatcatcatcatcacttgaggaagcatcactatcccatgtgacacaATAAGAgtgacccttcttcttcttcttgaaggtcatctttttgtccttcttctccttcttctcattctcatcattgtcactattgtagggacactTCGCTACAAGGTGATCTTTGCTCTTCCACTTGTAACACCTTCTTGGTTGATCTTTATATTTGGATGAGTCCTTTCTTCTCCttacaccatagcccttcttcttcatgaatttgccaaatcttctcacaaagagagccatttcttcatcttcatcatcaccaccactagcttgctcatcgtcacttgattcttctttctttgctttgcccttgctcTTGGATAATGATGCAAACTGAATGCCacaatcttcttcttcttttcatcttcttgGGCAACCCCATCCCTTTCCATACTATATGTGTCTTGTGTGAcctcatcacctagtacttggtttggGGTCATTGTCTCCAAGACATCTCTCACAAGAATAGTCACCAAAGTATCAAACCTCGGTGGTAGGCATCTCAAGAACcggtgagagaagtccttgtcttcCACCTTCTCTCCCAAACTCTTCAAGTCATTGACTATAGATTGGAGTCTATAGAACATTTCCTATATTGTCTCACTTTCTTGCATCTTGAAACTTGTATACTTGCCTTTGAGCATGTATAGCTTGGCACCTTTCACCGCCATTGTGCCTTCATATGACTCCTCCAATCTACTCCAAACATCATGAGTTCTCTCaagatccttgatttgctcaaataccttgacatcaaatgcatcatacaagctGTTCAAGGCAATGTCATTGAATTGGAGCTTCTCCTCTCTAGTGGTTGGATTGGTTGGATCCATCACTATAAAATCTCTCTCCACTACTTCCCATATCTTTCTATTCATTGATTTCAAGTGTGTGCTCATCttcctcttccaataatcatatcCCGTGCCATCAAAGAACACACCAAACGTTGTTAAGccttaatcaaacggtgaccatggctccaataccacttgaaaggtcctaaatggctagagggggtgaatagcctaattaaaaattctacaaaacACTAGAGCAAAGTGTTAGACACAAATAAGGCGATAAGcaagttt is part of the Miscanthus floridulus cultivar M001 chromosome 9, ASM1932011v1, whole genome shotgun sequence genome and encodes:
- the LOC136479109 gene encoding uncharacterized protein, translated to MALFVRRFGKFMKKKGYGVRRRKDSSKYKDQPRRCYKWKSKDHLVAKCPYNSDNDENEKKEKKDKKMTFKKKKKGHSYCVTWDSDASSSDDDDSDDERKTIKKKALASIAINKPSLFDTPSTCFMAKSNKVQSDDESSDESESEDEEEPSKEELFDMLQEAHSYTNKKRKEFKELRKMHQALEQSYDELNATHEMIVEAHEKLEKSHSSLVAQIEKLIHYYLTYE